From Equus quagga isolate Etosha38 chromosome 3, UCLA_HA_Equagga_1.0, whole genome shotgun sequence, one genomic window encodes:
- the CFAP99 gene encoding cilia- and flagella-associated protein 99 isoform X1: MAYYEKCIETVIEQLDKFNPEKDSPEQFLETVSTSLQTLSAQTQAFVLEVLSGCLQYQRLLTIVVDAFYVRDGRLCLWADYSLFEVICYLATFQLDELGFQLFCNIIKSQPLDKMCKFLRFFFNPLNLCSWIKDEWSLVYEIAYVKENWIDPLMRWQPKVQELISQLERMLANHPSLPKTKAKVTEPKEFNLSAPRPRGIPVPERVPILAKPRPPATSPGLLHAPPDGTADHRLFLAPPHQVPRSTYQLPKEQQLLEITKRYNRRKAEELLLRANMEEMRCAVPRSRGEPLVQDSKKQLRLQFGPRILKTPKLTFYKPNDDVPVKLNTAAILREGALYQRQVEKELQRVDQLVDGAGDFSEFLEWQKRMQAKDREEQLAAGECRRLQGKLSHEEAILARQHLMQENKQKANQKKEETAELMQQCAERRLQEERSMKELVEQVLETQKNVKVAQTKLLKVRQQIVQEVIEESRELLQRSTEAAKEEQRQRCELISQLRALEMQPTRKGKLVDLTQIPGYGLEGEMSIMELRERLALLKESQRREEEEKRDQIIQGKRAKSQELQNTVEQISLCRAAMGRSAALRWEEKKALSVGPGAPCQDERVLELQRRIEEKAAERHKQAALLHVSAPRAARPKPRAQLEAQHWLELERSRERRLRALQQEGSACGPARRLEAA, from the exons ACTCTGAGCGCCCAGACACAGGCGTTCGTTCTGGAGGTTCTGTCCGGGTGCCTCCAGTACCAGAGGCTGCTGACCATCGTGGTGGACGCCTTCTACGTGCGGGATGGCCGGCTCTGCCTGTGGGCCGACTACAGCCTCTTCGAGG TGATCTGCTACCTGGCCACCTTCCAGCTGGACGAGCTCGGCTTCCAGCTCTTCTGTAACATCATCAAGTCCCAGCCCCTCGACAAGATGTGCAAG TTTCTCAGGTTCTTCTTCAACCCCTTAAACCTGTGCTCATGGATCAAGGACGAGTGGAGCCTCGTCTACGAGATAGCCTATGTGAAGGAGAACTGGATCGATCCCCTGATGag ATGGCAGCCGAAGGTCCAGGAGCTGATCAGCCAGCTGGAGAGGATGCTGGCCAATCACCCCTCTCTTCCAAAGACCaaggccaaggtcacagagcccaAGGAGTTCAATCTGAGTGCCCCCAGACCCCGTGGCATTCCAGTGCCAGAGCGAGTCCCCATCCTGGCCAAGCCAAGACCA CCGGCCACCAGCCCAGGACTTCTACACGCCCCTCCAGATGGCACTGCTGACCACAGGCTCTTCCTTGCGCCACCCCACCAGGTTCCCAGAAGCACCTACCAGCTGCCCaaggagcagcagctgctggagATAACCAAGAGATATAATCGCCGGAAAGCTGAG GAGCTGCTGCTGAGGGCAAACATGGAGGAGATGCGGTGTGCGGTGCCCAGGTCCCGCGGGGAGCCCCTGGTGCAG GACTCCAAGAAGCAGCTGAGGCTCCAATTCGGACCCCGAATCCTCAAGACTCCCAAGCTGACCTTCTACAAG CCTAACGACGACGTCCCAGTCAAGCTGAACACTGCGGCCATCCTGCGAGAAGGGGCCTTATACCAGCGGCAGGTGGAGAAAGAGCTGCAGAG AGTGGATCAGCTTGTGGATGGGGCCGGGGACTTCTCTGAGTTCCTCGAGTGGCAGAAGAGGATGCAGGCAAAGGACCGGGAAGAGCAGCTGGCTGCAGGCGAGTGCCGGAGGCTGCAGGGGAAGCTCAGCCATGAGGAGGCCATCCTGGCCCGGCAGCACCTCATGCAGGAGAACAAGCAGAAGGCCAAccagaagaaggaggag ACAGCTGAGCTGATGCAGCAGTGTGCTGAGAGGCGACTCCAGGAGGAAAGGTCCATGAAGGAGCTGGTGGAGCAGGTGTTGGAGACACAGAAGAATGTTAAGGTGGCACAGACAAAGCTCCTGAAAGTCCGACAGCAGATAG TTCAGGAGGTGATAGAGGAGAGCCGGGAGCTGCTGCAGCGCAGCACAGAGGCAGCCAAGGAGGAGCAGAGGCAACGATGTGAGCTCATCTCCCAGCTGCGAGCCCTGGAGATGCAGCCCACACGCAAGGGCAAGCTTGTGGACCTGacccag ATCCCCGGGTATGGCCTGGAAGGAGAAATGTCCATCATGGAGCTGCGTGAGCGGCTGGCCCTGCTCAAGGAGAGCCAGCGGCGCGAGGAGGAAGAGAAGCGGGACCAGATCATCCAGGGCAAACGCGCCAAGAGCCAGGAGCTGCAGAACACAGTGGAGCAGATCTCGCTGTGCCGCGCAGCCATGGGCAGGTCTGCAGCCTTGAG gtgggaggagaagaaagccCTGTCGGTGGGCCCGGGAGCGCCTTGCCAGGACGAGCGCGTACTCGAGCTGCAGCGCAGGATCGAGGAGAAGGCGGCCGAGCGCCACAAGCAGGCGGCCCTGCTGCACGTGTCGGCGCCGCGGGCCGCGCGCCCCAAGCCGCGG GCGCAGCTCGAGGCGCAGCACTGGCTGGAGCTGGAGCGGAGCCGGGAGCGCAGACTCCGGGCGCTGCAGCAGGAAGGCTCGGCCTGCGGGCCCGCGCGCCGCCTGGAGGCCGCCTGA
- the CFAP99 gene encoding cilia- and flagella-associated protein 99 isoform X3: MAGSACGPTTASSRFLRFFFNPLNLCSWIKDEWSLVYEIAYVKENWIDPLMRWQPKVQELISQLERMLANHPSLPKTKAKVTEPKEFNLSAPRPRGIPVPERVPILAKPRPPATSPGLLHAPPDGTADHRLFLAPPHQVPRSTYQLPKEQQLLEITKRYNRRKAEELLLRANMEEMRCAVPRSRGEPLVQDSKKQLRLQFGPRILKTPKLTFYKPNDDVPVKLNTAAILREGALYQRQVEKELQRVDQLVDGAGDFSEFLEWQKRMQAKDREEQLAAGECRRLQGKLSHEEAILARQHLMQENKQKANQKKEETAELMQQCAERRLQEERSMKELVEQVLETQKNVKVAQTKLLKVRQQIVQEVIEESRELLQRSTEAAKEEQRQRCELISQLRALEMQPTRKGKLVDLTQIPGYGLEGEMSIMELRERLALLKESQRREEEEKRDQIIQGKRAKSQELQNTVEQISLCRAAMGRSAALRWEEKKALSVGPGAPCQDERVLELQRRIEEKAAERHKQAALLHVSAPRAARPKPRAQLEAQHWLELERSRERRLRALQQEGSACGPARRLEAA; encoded by the exons ATGGCCGGCTCTGCCTGTGGGCCGACTACAGCCTCTTCGAGG TTTCTCAGGTTCTTCTTCAACCCCTTAAACCTGTGCTCATGGATCAAGGACGAGTGGAGCCTCGTCTACGAGATAGCCTATGTGAAGGAGAACTGGATCGATCCCCTGATGag ATGGCAGCCGAAGGTCCAGGAGCTGATCAGCCAGCTGGAGAGGATGCTGGCCAATCACCCCTCTCTTCCAAAGACCaaggccaaggtcacagagcccaAGGAGTTCAATCTGAGTGCCCCCAGACCCCGTGGCATTCCAGTGCCAGAGCGAGTCCCCATCCTGGCCAAGCCAAGACCA CCGGCCACCAGCCCAGGACTTCTACACGCCCCTCCAGATGGCACTGCTGACCACAGGCTCTTCCTTGCGCCACCCCACCAGGTTCCCAGAAGCACCTACCAGCTGCCCaaggagcagcagctgctggagATAACCAAGAGATATAATCGCCGGAAAGCTGAG GAGCTGCTGCTGAGGGCAAACATGGAGGAGATGCGGTGTGCGGTGCCCAGGTCCCGCGGGGAGCCCCTGGTGCAG GACTCCAAGAAGCAGCTGAGGCTCCAATTCGGACCCCGAATCCTCAAGACTCCCAAGCTGACCTTCTACAAG CCTAACGACGACGTCCCAGTCAAGCTGAACACTGCGGCCATCCTGCGAGAAGGGGCCTTATACCAGCGGCAGGTGGAGAAAGAGCTGCAGAG AGTGGATCAGCTTGTGGATGGGGCCGGGGACTTCTCTGAGTTCCTCGAGTGGCAGAAGAGGATGCAGGCAAAGGACCGGGAAGAGCAGCTGGCTGCAGGCGAGTGCCGGAGGCTGCAGGGGAAGCTCAGCCATGAGGAGGCCATCCTGGCCCGGCAGCACCTCATGCAGGAGAACAAGCAGAAGGCCAAccagaagaaggaggag ACAGCTGAGCTGATGCAGCAGTGTGCTGAGAGGCGACTCCAGGAGGAAAGGTCCATGAAGGAGCTGGTGGAGCAGGTGTTGGAGACACAGAAGAATGTTAAGGTGGCACAGACAAAGCTCCTGAAAGTCCGACAGCAGATAG TTCAGGAGGTGATAGAGGAGAGCCGGGAGCTGCTGCAGCGCAGCACAGAGGCAGCCAAGGAGGAGCAGAGGCAACGATGTGAGCTCATCTCCCAGCTGCGAGCCCTGGAGATGCAGCCCACACGCAAGGGCAAGCTTGTGGACCTGacccag ATCCCCGGGTATGGCCTGGAAGGAGAAATGTCCATCATGGAGCTGCGTGAGCGGCTGGCCCTGCTCAAGGAGAGCCAGCGGCGCGAGGAGGAAGAGAAGCGGGACCAGATCATCCAGGGCAAACGCGCCAAGAGCCAGGAGCTGCAGAACACAGTGGAGCAGATCTCGCTGTGCCGCGCAGCCATGGGCAGGTCTGCAGCCTTGAG gtgggaggagaagaaagccCTGTCGGTGGGCCCGGGAGCGCCTTGCCAGGACGAGCGCGTACTCGAGCTGCAGCGCAGGATCGAGGAGAAGGCGGCCGAGCGCCACAAGCAGGCGGCCCTGCTGCACGTGTCGGCGCCGCGGGCCGCGCGCCCCAAGCCGCGG GCGCAGCTCGAGGCGCAGCACTGGCTGGAGCTGGAGCGGAGCCGGGAGCGCAGACTCCGGGCGCTGCAGCAGGAAGGCTCGGCCTGCGGGCCCGCGCGCCGCCTGGAGGCCGCCTGA
- the CFAP99 gene encoding cilia- and flagella-associated protein 99 isoform X2, translating into MAYYEKCIETVIEQLDKFNPEKDSPEQFLETVSTSLQTLSAQTQAFVLEVLSGCLQYQRLLTIVVDAFYVRDGRLCLWADYSLFEVICYLATFQLDELGFQLFCNIIKSQPLDKMCKFLRFFFNPLNLCSWIKDEWSLVYEIAYVKENWIDPLMRWQPKVQELISQLERMLANHPSLPKTKAKVTEPKEFNLSAPRPRGIPVPERVPILAKPRPVPRSTYQLPKEQQLLEITKRYNRRKAEELLLRANMEEMRCAVPRSRGEPLVQDSKKQLRLQFGPRILKTPKLTFYKPNDDVPVKLNTAAILREGALYQRQVEKELQRVDQLVDGAGDFSEFLEWQKRMQAKDREEQLAAGECRRLQGKLSHEEAILARQHLMQENKQKANQKKEETAELMQQCAERRLQEERSMKELVEQVLETQKNVKVAQTKLLKVRQQIVQEVIEESRELLQRSTEAAKEEQRQRCELISQLRALEMQPTRKGKLVDLTQIPGYGLEGEMSIMELRERLALLKESQRREEEEKRDQIIQGKRAKSQELQNTVEQISLCRAAMGRSAALRWEEKKALSVGPGAPCQDERVLELQRRIEEKAAERHKQAALLHVSAPRAARPKPRAQLEAQHWLELERSRERRLRALQQEGSACGPARRLEAA; encoded by the exons ACTCTGAGCGCCCAGACACAGGCGTTCGTTCTGGAGGTTCTGTCCGGGTGCCTCCAGTACCAGAGGCTGCTGACCATCGTGGTGGACGCCTTCTACGTGCGGGATGGCCGGCTCTGCCTGTGGGCCGACTACAGCCTCTTCGAGG TGATCTGCTACCTGGCCACCTTCCAGCTGGACGAGCTCGGCTTCCAGCTCTTCTGTAACATCATCAAGTCCCAGCCCCTCGACAAGATGTGCAAG TTTCTCAGGTTCTTCTTCAACCCCTTAAACCTGTGCTCATGGATCAAGGACGAGTGGAGCCTCGTCTACGAGATAGCCTATGTGAAGGAGAACTGGATCGATCCCCTGATGag ATGGCAGCCGAAGGTCCAGGAGCTGATCAGCCAGCTGGAGAGGATGCTGGCCAATCACCCCTCTCTTCCAAAGACCaaggccaaggtcacagagcccaAGGAGTTCAATCTGAGTGCCCCCAGACCCCGTGGCATTCCAGTGCCAGAGCGAGTCCCCATCCTGGCCAAGCCAAGACCA GTTCCCAGAAGCACCTACCAGCTGCCCaaggagcagcagctgctggagATAACCAAGAGATATAATCGCCGGAAAGCTGAG GAGCTGCTGCTGAGGGCAAACATGGAGGAGATGCGGTGTGCGGTGCCCAGGTCCCGCGGGGAGCCCCTGGTGCAG GACTCCAAGAAGCAGCTGAGGCTCCAATTCGGACCCCGAATCCTCAAGACTCCCAAGCTGACCTTCTACAAG CCTAACGACGACGTCCCAGTCAAGCTGAACACTGCGGCCATCCTGCGAGAAGGGGCCTTATACCAGCGGCAGGTGGAGAAAGAGCTGCAGAG AGTGGATCAGCTTGTGGATGGGGCCGGGGACTTCTCTGAGTTCCTCGAGTGGCAGAAGAGGATGCAGGCAAAGGACCGGGAAGAGCAGCTGGCTGCAGGCGAGTGCCGGAGGCTGCAGGGGAAGCTCAGCCATGAGGAGGCCATCCTGGCCCGGCAGCACCTCATGCAGGAGAACAAGCAGAAGGCCAAccagaagaaggaggag ACAGCTGAGCTGATGCAGCAGTGTGCTGAGAGGCGACTCCAGGAGGAAAGGTCCATGAAGGAGCTGGTGGAGCAGGTGTTGGAGACACAGAAGAATGTTAAGGTGGCACAGACAAAGCTCCTGAAAGTCCGACAGCAGATAG TTCAGGAGGTGATAGAGGAGAGCCGGGAGCTGCTGCAGCGCAGCACAGAGGCAGCCAAGGAGGAGCAGAGGCAACGATGTGAGCTCATCTCCCAGCTGCGAGCCCTGGAGATGCAGCCCACACGCAAGGGCAAGCTTGTGGACCTGacccag ATCCCCGGGTATGGCCTGGAAGGAGAAATGTCCATCATGGAGCTGCGTGAGCGGCTGGCCCTGCTCAAGGAGAGCCAGCGGCGCGAGGAGGAAGAGAAGCGGGACCAGATCATCCAGGGCAAACGCGCCAAGAGCCAGGAGCTGCAGAACACAGTGGAGCAGATCTCGCTGTGCCGCGCAGCCATGGGCAGGTCTGCAGCCTTGAG gtgggaggagaagaaagccCTGTCGGTGGGCCCGGGAGCGCCTTGCCAGGACGAGCGCGTACTCGAGCTGCAGCGCAGGATCGAGGAGAAGGCGGCCGAGCGCCACAAGCAGGCGGCCCTGCTGCACGTGTCGGCGCCGCGGGCCGCGCGCCCCAAGCCGCGG GCGCAGCTCGAGGCGCAGCACTGGCTGGAGCTGGAGCGGAGCCGGGAGCGCAGACTCCGGGCGCTGCAGCAGGAAGGCTCGGCCTGCGGGCCCGCGCGCCGCCTGGAGGCCGCCTGA
- the CFAP99 gene encoding cilia- and flagella-associated protein 99 isoform X4, whose protein sequence is MAYYEKCIETVIEQLDKFNPEKDSPEQFLETVSTSLQTLSAQTQAFVLEVLSGCLQYQRLLTIVVDAFYVRDGRLCLWADYSLFEVSQVLLQPLKPVLMDQGRVEPRLRDSLCEGELDRSPDEVPRSTYQLPKEQQLLEITKRYNRRKAEELLLRANMEEMRCAVPRSRGEPLVQDSKKQLRLQFGPRILKTPKLTFYKPNDDVPVKLNTAAILREGALYQRQVEKELQRVDQLVDGAGDFSEFLEWQKRMQAKDREEQLAAGECRRLQGKLSHEEAILARQHLMQENKQKANQKKEETAELMQQCAERRLQEERSMKELVEQVLETQKNVKVAQTKLLKVRQQIVQEVIEESRELLQRSTEAAKEEQRQRCELISQLRALEMQPTRKGKLVDLTQIPGYGLEGEMSIMELRERLALLKESQRREEEEKRDQIIQGKRAKSQELQNTVEQISLCRAAMGRSAALRWEEKKALSVGPGAPCQDERVLELQRRIEEKAAERHKQAALLHVSAPRAARPKPRAQLEAQHWLELERSRERRLRALQQEGSACGPARRLEAA, encoded by the exons ACTCTGAGCGCCCAGACACAGGCGTTCGTTCTGGAGGTTCTGTCCGGGTGCCTCCAGTACCAGAGGCTGCTGACCATCGTGGTGGACGCCTTCTACGTGCGGGATGGCCGGCTCTGCCTGTGGGCCGACTACAGCCTCTTCGAGG TTTCTCAGGTTCTTCTTCAACCCCTTAAACCTGTGCTCATGGATCAAGGACGAGTGGAGCCTCGTCTACGAGATAGCCTATGTGAAGGAGAACTGGATCGATCCCCTGATGag GTTCCCAGAAGCACCTACCAGCTGCCCaaggagcagcagctgctggagATAACCAAGAGATATAATCGCCGGAAAGCTGAG GAGCTGCTGCTGAGGGCAAACATGGAGGAGATGCGGTGTGCGGTGCCCAGGTCCCGCGGGGAGCCCCTGGTGCAG GACTCCAAGAAGCAGCTGAGGCTCCAATTCGGACCCCGAATCCTCAAGACTCCCAAGCTGACCTTCTACAAG CCTAACGACGACGTCCCAGTCAAGCTGAACACTGCGGCCATCCTGCGAGAAGGGGCCTTATACCAGCGGCAGGTGGAGAAAGAGCTGCAGAG AGTGGATCAGCTTGTGGATGGGGCCGGGGACTTCTCTGAGTTCCTCGAGTGGCAGAAGAGGATGCAGGCAAAGGACCGGGAAGAGCAGCTGGCTGCAGGCGAGTGCCGGAGGCTGCAGGGGAAGCTCAGCCATGAGGAGGCCATCCTGGCCCGGCAGCACCTCATGCAGGAGAACAAGCAGAAGGCCAAccagaagaaggaggag ACAGCTGAGCTGATGCAGCAGTGTGCTGAGAGGCGACTCCAGGAGGAAAGGTCCATGAAGGAGCTGGTGGAGCAGGTGTTGGAGACACAGAAGAATGTTAAGGTGGCACAGACAAAGCTCCTGAAAGTCCGACAGCAGATAG TTCAGGAGGTGATAGAGGAGAGCCGGGAGCTGCTGCAGCGCAGCACAGAGGCAGCCAAGGAGGAGCAGAGGCAACGATGTGAGCTCATCTCCCAGCTGCGAGCCCTGGAGATGCAGCCCACACGCAAGGGCAAGCTTGTGGACCTGacccag ATCCCCGGGTATGGCCTGGAAGGAGAAATGTCCATCATGGAGCTGCGTGAGCGGCTGGCCCTGCTCAAGGAGAGCCAGCGGCGCGAGGAGGAAGAGAAGCGGGACCAGATCATCCAGGGCAAACGCGCCAAGAGCCAGGAGCTGCAGAACACAGTGGAGCAGATCTCGCTGTGCCGCGCAGCCATGGGCAGGTCTGCAGCCTTGAG gtgggaggagaagaaagccCTGTCGGTGGGCCCGGGAGCGCCTTGCCAGGACGAGCGCGTACTCGAGCTGCAGCGCAGGATCGAGGAGAAGGCGGCCGAGCGCCACAAGCAGGCGGCCCTGCTGCACGTGTCGGCGCCGCGGGCCGCGCGCCCCAAGCCGCGG GCGCAGCTCGAGGCGCAGCACTGGCTGGAGCTGGAGCGGAGCCGGGAGCGCAGACTCCGGGCGCTGCAGCAGGAAGGCTCGGCCTGCGGGCCCGCGCGCCGCCTGGAGGCCGCCTGA
- the CFAP99 gene encoding cilia- and flagella-associated protein 99 isoform X5, protein MAYYEKCIETVIEQLDKFNPEKDSPEQFLETVSTSLQTLSAQTQAFVLEVLSGCLQYQRLLTIVVDAFYVRDGRLCLWADYSLFEVICYLATFQLDELGFQLFCNIIKSQPLDKMCKVPRSTYQLPKEQQLLEITKRYNRRKAEELLLRANMEEMRCAVPRSRGEPLVQDSKKQLRLQFGPRILKTPKLTFYKPNDDVPVKLNTAAILREGALYQRQVEKELQRVDQLVDGAGDFSEFLEWQKRMQAKDREEQLAAGECRRLQGKLSHEEAILARQHLMQENKQKANQKKEETAELMQQCAERRLQEERSMKELVEQVLETQKNVKVAQTKLLKVRQQIVQEVIEESRELLQRSTEAAKEEQRQRCELISQLRALEMQPTRKGKLVDLTQIPGYGLEGEMSIMELRERLALLKESQRREEEEKRDQIIQGKRAKSQELQNTVEQISLCRAAMGRSAALRWEEKKALSVGPGAPCQDERVLELQRRIEEKAAERHKQAALLHVSAPRAARPKPRAQLEAQHWLELERSRERRLRALQQEGSACGPARRLEAA, encoded by the exons ACTCTGAGCGCCCAGACACAGGCGTTCGTTCTGGAGGTTCTGTCCGGGTGCCTCCAGTACCAGAGGCTGCTGACCATCGTGGTGGACGCCTTCTACGTGCGGGATGGCCGGCTCTGCCTGTGGGCCGACTACAGCCTCTTCGAGG TGATCTGCTACCTGGCCACCTTCCAGCTGGACGAGCTCGGCTTCCAGCTCTTCTGTAACATCATCAAGTCCCAGCCCCTCGACAAGATGTGCAAG GTTCCCAGAAGCACCTACCAGCTGCCCaaggagcagcagctgctggagATAACCAAGAGATATAATCGCCGGAAAGCTGAG GAGCTGCTGCTGAGGGCAAACATGGAGGAGATGCGGTGTGCGGTGCCCAGGTCCCGCGGGGAGCCCCTGGTGCAG GACTCCAAGAAGCAGCTGAGGCTCCAATTCGGACCCCGAATCCTCAAGACTCCCAAGCTGACCTTCTACAAG CCTAACGACGACGTCCCAGTCAAGCTGAACACTGCGGCCATCCTGCGAGAAGGGGCCTTATACCAGCGGCAGGTGGAGAAAGAGCTGCAGAG AGTGGATCAGCTTGTGGATGGGGCCGGGGACTTCTCTGAGTTCCTCGAGTGGCAGAAGAGGATGCAGGCAAAGGACCGGGAAGAGCAGCTGGCTGCAGGCGAGTGCCGGAGGCTGCAGGGGAAGCTCAGCCATGAGGAGGCCATCCTGGCCCGGCAGCACCTCATGCAGGAGAACAAGCAGAAGGCCAAccagaagaaggaggag ACAGCTGAGCTGATGCAGCAGTGTGCTGAGAGGCGACTCCAGGAGGAAAGGTCCATGAAGGAGCTGGTGGAGCAGGTGTTGGAGACACAGAAGAATGTTAAGGTGGCACAGACAAAGCTCCTGAAAGTCCGACAGCAGATAG TTCAGGAGGTGATAGAGGAGAGCCGGGAGCTGCTGCAGCGCAGCACAGAGGCAGCCAAGGAGGAGCAGAGGCAACGATGTGAGCTCATCTCCCAGCTGCGAGCCCTGGAGATGCAGCCCACACGCAAGGGCAAGCTTGTGGACCTGacccag ATCCCCGGGTATGGCCTGGAAGGAGAAATGTCCATCATGGAGCTGCGTGAGCGGCTGGCCCTGCTCAAGGAGAGCCAGCGGCGCGAGGAGGAAGAGAAGCGGGACCAGATCATCCAGGGCAAACGCGCCAAGAGCCAGGAGCTGCAGAACACAGTGGAGCAGATCTCGCTGTGCCGCGCAGCCATGGGCAGGTCTGCAGCCTTGAG gtgggaggagaagaaagccCTGTCGGTGGGCCCGGGAGCGCCTTGCCAGGACGAGCGCGTACTCGAGCTGCAGCGCAGGATCGAGGAGAAGGCGGCCGAGCGCCACAAGCAGGCGGCCCTGCTGCACGTGTCGGCGCCGCGGGCCGCGCGCCCCAAGCCGCGG GCGCAGCTCGAGGCGCAGCACTGGCTGGAGCTGGAGCGGAGCCGGGAGCGCAGACTCCGGGCGCTGCAGCAGGAAGGCTCGGCCTGCGGGCCCGCGCGCCGCCTGGAGGCCGCCTGA